AAGGGATTGCGAGCCATAATTTAGGGGTGATTAAGTTTAAAGAAAAGGATTTTAATGGGGCGTTGGATTTGTTTGATTCTAGCATCGCTTCTAAAGAAAACGCGAGCGTGAGCGCGATTGATGCGTTAGTGAGCGCTTATCATTTGCAAGATGAGGATTTGTATTATCATTATCTAAAAATTGTGAGAGACACTTTGTATAAAGACTATAAAAAGTCTTTTTATTCCTACGCTTACGCGCTCAAATCCTATTACGCTGGAGAGTATTTTGAAGCCCTTTCGCCTTTAATGCACCCTAATTCCAACGCTTTTTTAAAGCCTAACGCGCGCTTGGCGTCTAAATTGTTTTTGATGTTTAAAGATGAAACGAACGCTTACAAGCAATTACAAAAAAGTGCGAACGCCCAAGATGAGCTCGCTTTAGGGCTTTTGCAGGCCCGTTTGGGCCATTACAAGCAGGCTTTGGAGCATTTGCAGCATTATTTGCACAACTACCCTAAAGATTTAAACGCTTTAATGGCTTTGGAATTGGTGAGTTTGAAAAAAGGCGACACCCTTAAAGCGAGCGAAGCCTTAAAATTAGCCAGCCACACCAAAGAAGACACGCTATTAGCCAACTCTTTTTACCCCATCAAGCCCACTATAAACCCTGTTTTTTTAGACAAAGAAAGAGCCAAAGAGCGTTTTTGGAACACGCAATATTTTGAAGGCAAAAGGGATTTTATCTACCGCTTGCTCTTTTATTACGCTCCTTTTAAGGTTTTAGACTCTAAAGAAACCTTAGGCGTGATTGAAGAGGGGCTGTTTCTTTTGGATTCTGATACGCAAAAGGATTTAGAGGGGGCAAGCCTTGCTTTTAAAAGGGGGCGTTTGATGGCGATAGCGGATAAAAACGCGCTCAAAGGGTTGAAAGCGTTAGAAAACAAGCGCTTAAAAAAAGCCCTTTCTTTTTTTGATTTGTCTTTAAAAAATAGCCCCAATAACGCGCTTTTGCATTATAATGTGGGTTTGATTTATGCGCAATTGGAAAATTACCACAAAGCTTATTTCCATTTTTTAAGGGCTTTCCATTTGAATTCTGCGGATTATTTGAGTGCGGTTTTTGCGATTCTAGCCTCGCATTTCACCCACGAAGACACCACGGAGTTTTTAAGAGAAATCACCGAGAATTTTTATAGTCATGATTTTTCTAGCCCCACGCAAAAAGCCTTACTCTCTTCGCTCATCGCTTATTTGAATTACCGCACCAATTGGGATATGGATTGGCTTAAAAACGCCCCTAAAAAACTCCCCTTTTATTACGCGCTAGAAGCGGCGTTCGCTAAAGAGAGCAAGGATAAAAAATTGATGGTGCAAGCTTTTGGGAATTTAAAAAAAATGCTCCCTAAAGATCTCATCTCTAATATCTTTTATGAAATCGTTTCGTATTATGATGCGAGCATCCGGCACACTTTAAGCATTTACACCCTTTTAGATTCGCGTAAAATCAGCTGGGATCAAACCATGCAAGGACCCATTTTAGGGCGTCATTTCTACGCTTACATGGGATTTATGGTCAATGATTTAGATCATCAAGAAAGATTACTAGAGCAAAAAATCGCCAGTTTAGAAGAGGGCGAATCCCCTAACGATTGGTTGGAAAATTTAGCGTTAGTGAGTTTGTTTCAAGGCCAGTATGAAAAAGCGAGTGCGTTGTATCAAAACTTAATTAGCGATCTTAAGGATAATGAAGTGCGCTTAAAAATCCTAGCGGGTTTGACTTATATCGCGCAGAATAATTACAATAACGCCGCTTTATGGCTAGAGCTTGGGAAATTAGACGATCCGAATAATGAAAATATCCGTTACGCTTTAGGGTTGTTGTATCAAAGAAAGGGGGACTTGAAATCAGCGCTAAACCATTTTTTAGCCATTAAAACCTCTGATTTTTCGTCGCCTTATTTTGATTTTGAAATTGACACCAACCTTTTAAAAGAGCGTTTGAACCAAGAAAAAGAAGGCGAGTTTTTAGAATAATGGGTTTTGAAAAAAGCATTTTAGACAATTTGAACGAAGCGCAAAAAATCGCCGCATGCCACATTCAAGGGCCTTTATTGATTTTAGCGGGAGCTGGGAGCGGTAAGACTAAGACTTTAACGAGCCGTTTAGCGTATTTGATTGGCGCTTGTGGCGTGCCTAGCGAGAACACTTTAACGCTCACTTTCACCAATAAAGCGAGTAAGGAAATGCAAGAAAGGGCTTTGAAATTGTTGAAAAACCAAACTCTTATCCCTCCCTTGCTTTGCACTTTCCATCGTTTTGGTTTGCTGTTTTTAAGGCAGCACATGGGCCTTTTAAAAAGAGCGTGCGATTTTTCGGTGTTAGATAGCGATGAAGTAAAAACGCTGTGCAAACAGCTCAAAATTTCAAGCTTTAGAGCCAGTATTTCTCAAATCAAAAACGGCATGATGGATTTGAGCATGCAAGATAGCGAATGTCATAAAGCGTATGAGCTTTATCAAAACGCGCTCAAAAAAGACAATTTAGTGGATTTTGACGATTTGCTTTGTTTAAGCCTTAAGATTTTACAAGATAATGAAAAACTCGCTAAAGAGATTAGCGAACGCTACCATTACATCATGGTAGATGAGTATCAAGACACGAACGCCTTACAATTGGAATTTTTAAAACAATTGAGTTGCACGCACCATAATTTGTGCGTGGTGGGCGATGACGATCAGAGCATTTATGGGTTTAGGGGGGCTGATATTTCTAATATTTTAAATTTTTCCAAGCATTTTAAAGGGGCTAAAATAGTGAAATTAGAGACCAACTACCGCTCCAGCGCTGAAATCTTAGCGTGCGCCAATTCCCTCATCAGCCATAACCAACACCGCCACATTAAAACGCTTCAAAGTTTCAAAGGCTCGCATAAAAGCGTGGTTTGTAAGGAATATTTAACGCAAAAAGAAGAGAGCCTGGATGTGGCTTATCAAATCAAAGCCCTTTTAAAGAAGGGCGAGAATTTAGAAAATATCGCTATTTTGTACCGCCTAAACGGGCTTAGTCGCAGCATTGAAGAGAGCTTGAACGCTTTGAATATCCCTTATAGGCTCATTGGGGCGCTGAGTTTTTATGAAAGAGCCGAGGTTAAAGACGCTTTGGCGTTCATGCATGTGGTGGCGAAAAAAGACGATCGCTTTTTTATTAGGCGCGTTTTAAACAAGCCCCCAAGAGGTCTTGGCAAGATCACTCAAGAATGGATTTTTTCTCTTTTAGATGAAGAGGATTTGAATTTAGAAGAAGCGCTAAAACTTGGGGCGTTTAAAGACAAACTAAACTCTAAAAACGAATACGCTTTAAAGAAATTCATGACTATGATAGGGCGTTTGAGGGAGGCTTTTGAAATTTCAGTGGAGGAGTTTTGCGAGCGGTTTTTAGAAGAGACTAATCTTTTAAAAAGCTATGAAAAAGAAGACAATTACGAAGAAAGGGAGGGCTTTGTCAAAGAGCTTTTAACCTTGCTAAAAGAGCATTTTAAAACTAACCCCACGCATTCTTTACTGGATTTTTTGAATGAAAGCGTGTTAGATGTCCATAATACAGAAAACGCGCAAAAAGTGAGTTGCATGAGCGTGCATATGAGTAAGGGGTTAGAGTTTAAGCATGTGTTTGTGATCGGGTTAGAAGAAGGGTTTTTCCCGCATAGGGGGTTCAATCAAGAAAGCGATTTAGAAGAAGAAAGGCGCTTGGCTTACGTAGCGATCACTAGGGCTAAAGAAGGATTGCAGCTCTCTTATGTTCAAGAGCGTTCGTATTTTGGGAGGAAAATTTCTTGCTCGCCCTCTGTGTTTTTAGAAGAAGCCCAGTTGCTTAAAAGCGATCAAACCCCTAAACAAAATCACCAAAAAAACACGCCCATTAAAGTGGGGGATTTGATCAAGCATAAGATTTTTGGCACCGGTAGGGTTTTAGGCGTGGAAAAGGGCTTGAGCGGTTTGTGCTTGAAAATCAATTGCGGAGGGAATGTCTATGATAAAATCTCAGAAAAATTTGTAGAAAAAGTGGATAACGGGTTTTGAAAATTTTAATCCTTTTTTTTATCTGTTTAAACGCGCTATTCGCCCTGGATTCAAACGCGCTTAAAACAGGGATTAAAGAAATTTACCTCAAAGAATACAAAGACTTAAAATTAGAAATTAAAACCATTAACTTAGAAATCCCAGAGCGTTTTTCTCACGCTTCCATTTTAAGCTATGAATTGAGTGCTTCTAATAAGCTTAAAAAAGATGGGGTCGTGTT
This is a stretch of genomic DNA from Helicobacter pylori. It encodes these proteins:
- a CDS encoding anaphase-promoting protein — translated: MLNEEQNSLEEKGGENKNEKETPLKGIHSKIPSLKQALEQTINKIKSSKEFFKQILHNKKKLYIALGILLSLIALIVALSLLLGHKKENKQTSLQTNTATTNDETPNNTNNANNAQAEGQIENLDLPDLIGKDSLKRSDENQVDAIMKKASLLYEQGQKDEALHLFDKAASFSQGIASHNLGVIKFKEKDFNGALDLFDSSIASKENASVSAIDALVSAYHLQDEDLYYHYLKIVRDTLYKDYKKSFYSYAYALKSYYAGEYFEALSPLMHPNSNAFLKPNARLASKLFLMFKDETNAYKQLQKSANAQDELALGLLQARLGHYKQALEHLQHYLHNYPKDLNALMALELVSLKKGDTLKASEALKLASHTKEDTLLANSFYPIKPTINPVFLDKERAKERFWNTQYFEGKRDFIYRLLFYYAPFKVLDSKETLGVIEEGLFLLDSDTQKDLEGASLAFKRGRLMAIADKNALKGLKALENKRLKKALSFFDLSLKNSPNNALLHYNVGLIYAQLENYHKAYFHFLRAFHLNSADYLSAVFAILASHFTHEDTTEFLREITENFYSHDFSSPTQKALLSSLIAYLNYRTNWDMDWLKNAPKKLPFYYALEAAFAKESKDKKLMVQAFGNLKKMLPKDLISNIFYEIVSYYDASIRHTLSIYTLLDSRKISWDQTMQGPILGRHFYAYMGFMVNDLDHQERLLEQKIASLEEGESPNDWLENLALVSLFQGQYEKASALYQNLISDLKDNEVRLKILAGLTYIAQNNYNNAALWLELGKLDDPNNENIRYALGLLYQRKGDLKSALNHFLAIKTSDFSSPYFDFEIDTNLLKERLNQEKEGEFLE
- a CDS encoding ATP-dependent helicase, with amino-acid sequence MMGFEKSILDNLNEAQKIAACHIQGPLLILAGAGSGKTKTLTSRLAYLIGACGVPSENTLTLTFTNKASKEMQERALKLLKNQTLIPPLLCTFHRFGLLFLRQHMGLLKRACDFSVLDSDEVKTLCKQLKISSFRASISQIKNGMMDLSMQDSECHKAYELYQNALKKDNLVDFDDLLCLSLKILQDNEKLAKEISERYHYIMVDEYQDTNALQLEFLKQLSCTHHNLCVVGDDDQSIYGFRGADISNILNFSKHFKGAKIVKLETNYRSSAEILACANSLISHNQHRHIKTLQSFKGSHKSVVCKEYLTQKEESLDVAYQIKALLKKGENLENIAILYRLNGLSRSIEESLNALNIPYRLIGALSFYERAEVKDALAFMHVVAKKDDRFFIRRVLNKPPRGLGKITQEWIFSLLDEEDLNLEEALKLGAFKDKLNSKNEYALKKFMTMIGRLREAFEISVEEFCERFLEETNLLKSYEKEDNYEEREGFVKELLTLLKEHFKTNPTHSLLDFLNESVLDVHNTENAQKVSCMSVHMSKGLEFKHVFVIGLEEGFFPHRGFNQESDLEEERRLAYVAITRAKEGLQLSYVQERSYFGRKISCSPSVFLEEAQLLKSDQTPKQNHQKNTPIKVGDLIKHKIFGTGRVLGVEKGLSGLCLKINCGGNVYDKISEKFVEKVDNGF